One window of the Cryptomeria japonica chromosome 7, Sugi_1.0, whole genome shotgun sequence genome contains the following:
- the LOC131051610 gene encoding transcription termination factor MTERF8, chloroplastic, producing MLFLKCILSPVRYSVPYGILSKYSLFSTTNFCNVREEKEYYRQPRQNAMADFLLNECGFSESQVSHLSSRCPQKFWTKSTHRAQQAVQLFRDLGFTEDQVRKILLTQPNVLTLKVDTQLQPKINFIKELGFSDSNLGHILSREPKLLSLSVERNISPKIPILVSLYGSKLNLCKALMCSPRILHCKFENLKRKIVILKQYGIQDGLFLFILKVRPYTIFFNSEEVLKSKIEYVRNLGVLEGSKAFVYTLMAVNSSGLEKFENKLKHMATLGLLENEIIQFLKKSPITLTMSIDKMEKNMDFLKHIAGFQPNIVVMHPCLLRYSIKNRMRPRHKVSIGQT from the exons ATGCTATTTCTCAAATGTATTCTCTCACCAGTCAGGTACTCTGTACCATATGGTATTTTGTCAAAATATTCATTGTTCTCGACCACAAATTTCTGTAATGTTAGAGAAGAAAAGGAATATTACAGGCAACCGCGACAAAATGCTATGGCCGATTTTTTGCTCAACGAATGTGGGTTCTCTGAGTCCCAAGTATCACATCTTAGTAGCAGGTGTCCACAAAAGTTTTGGACTAAATCCACCCATAGAGCTCAGCAGGCGGTCCAGCTGTTCAGGGACTTAGGTTTCACCGAAGATCAGGTAAGGAAAATCCTTTTGACACAACCCAATGTTTTGACTCTCAAAGTGGATACCCAGTTACAGCCCAAGATCAACTTCATTAAGGAATTAGGTTTTAGTGACAGTAACCTGGGACACATTTTATCTAGAGAACCCAAATTGCTCTCCCTCAGTGTGGAGCGAAACATAAGCCCTAAAATTCCCATTCTTGTAAGCTTATATGGTTCAAAGCTTAATTTGTGCAAAGCTCTCATGTGTAGTCCTAggatattgcattgtaaatttgaaaatttgaaacgtAAAATAGTTATTCTAAAGCAATACGGGATTCAAGATGGGCTGTTCTTATTTATACTGAAGGTAAGGCCCTATACAATCTTCTTCAACAGTGAGGAGGTTTTGAAATCAAAGATTGAATATGTACGAAATTTGGGTGTTTTGGAGGGATCGAAAGCATTTGTATATACCCTGATGGCTGTGAATAGTAGTGGACtggaaaaatttgaaaataaattaaaacatatggCAACACTCGGTCTTCTGGAGAATGAGATCATACAGTTTTTAAAGAAGTCTCCTATTACGCTCACTATGAGCATTGATAAGATGGAAAAAAACATGGATTTCTTGAAACATATTGCTGGCTTTCAGCCAAACATTGTGGTCATGCATCCTTGTCTTTTACGCTACAGCATAAAGAATAGGATGCGACCACGCCATAAG GTTTCTATTGGGCAGACCTGA